The following proteins are co-located in the Elusimicrobiota bacterium genome:
- a CDS encoding class I SAM-dependent methyltransferase: MVNKITDLLLLLSCPDDGHDIVLISENQLSCSYCNRKYNFENGILKILPSKKTALPPVYQNEDYIKWQSIFPGVFESRGIFHKIIDESTHRWIAKIFNKQKISDKEWVLDLGCGIGDHFKYFKRLNNVIGFDINEIALLKCREKYKEIILLQGDLYSLPFKNEVLVHVMMLHVLEHMYYLDKALIETERILNKEGFLYMGLPCEGGWLRDTLRAITTSKINSRKYNMDYDKVSKIEHCNDTYKLIDVLGQKFTMLKKRFFPFNLLNCVGVNLTLSMKLQRKC, translated from the coding sequence GTGGTGAACAAAATTACAGATTTATTGCTGTTATTAAGTTGTCCGGATGACGGACATGATATTGTGCTAATATCTGAGAACCAATTAAGTTGTTCTTATTGCAACAGAAAATACAATTTCGAAAACGGTATTCTAAAGATATTGCCTTCAAAAAAAACAGCATTACCTCCTGTATATCAAAATGAGGATTACATTAAATGGCAGTCAATATTTCCGGGAGTTTTTGAATCTCGGGGTATATTTCATAAGATAATTGATGAATCCACGCACAGGTGGATTGCCAAAATATTTAATAAGCAGAAAATAAGTGATAAAGAATGGGTTTTAGATTTAGGTTGCGGGATAGGAGACCATTTTAAGTATTTTAAAAGATTAAATAACGTAATTGGATTTGATATAAATGAAATTGCTTTGCTTAAATGCAGAGAAAAATATAAAGAAATTATTCTTTTGCAGGGAGATTTATATTCGCTTCCTTTTAAGAATGAAGTTCTGGTACATGTTATGATGTTGCATGTATTAGAGCACATGTATTATCTTGATAAGGCTTTAATCGAAACAGAAAGAATTTTAAATAAAGAAGGATTTTTATATATGGGTTTACCGTGCGAAGGCGGGTGGCTAAGAGATACCTTAAGAGCAATAACTACTTCAAAGATTAATTCTCGCAAATATAATATGGATTATGATAAAGTTTCTAAAATAGAACATTGTAACGACACATATAAACTGATAGATGTTTTAGGACAAAAGTTCACTATGTTAAAGAAAAGATTTTTCCCGTTTAATTTATTAAATTGTGTTGGTGTAAATTTAACATTATCAATGAAATTGCAAAGAAAATGTTGA